In the Clostridium sporogenes genome, one interval contains:
- the flgK gene encoding flagellar hook-associated protein FlgK gives MSGLFGTLNIGKSGMFAQQGAINTTSHNIANATTEGYSRQRVELQTTRPYCKPSMNSTAGPGQVGTGVQIVAINRVRDSFLDYQTRVELGVQGQFSSRDKFLSQIENILNEPTDVGISKLFGKFFDAWHDLGLNPQTSNGKSVVMQQASALADELNHTFNELSKLKENTQMEIQQTVFEVNSILNQINQLNQEIVQVKVAGQQPNDLMDRRDLLLDKLSAKFGIEIDKENFEGINLTTSNHAKDYQDNTSPLGGTPPQIKGSDGKFHDVNLVQTIDPENVYRFSYIKDITPKENQKLGAAGEYEVTYYVGGDTKSENNKRTITVKIDSEKEFKRLDECRVLWTDGNGDVVKIPNNSTPNEADNQSTTTIGNNGSCNFTNLKLFEPPSGELRGQMSVQQDIDKYQEQLNKLAKALAFAVNATHSQHKTFSAADNDTGLNFFINGKDPSNETEITAENITINPEIKKNPMKIITGVTENSGEGDGKRALAIAQLRNIFMSIQDIKDDKTRQEFLGTFFEENQEYEFDGKFLYTLQKDTKGMTMDNYFNDIIGGLGVDEGEAQRMVKNQATLLAGFQQSRDSVSGVSLDEEFANLIQFNHCYQANAKIISTVDQLLDVVINGLKK, from the coding sequence ATGTCCGGATTATTCGGAACTTTGAATATAGGTAAAAGTGGTATGTTTGCACAACAAGGAGCCATAAATACTACGTCCCATAACATAGCTAATGCTACAACAGAGGGGTATTCAAGACAAAGAGTTGAACTTCAGACTACAAGACCTTACTGTAAACCAAGTATGAATAGTACTGCAGGACCAGGACAAGTAGGTACAGGAGTTCAAATAGTAGCGATAAATAGAGTAAGAGACAGCTTCTTAGATTACCAAACAAGAGTAGAATTAGGGGTACAAGGTCAATTTTCTAGTAGGGATAAATTTTTATCACAAATAGAAAATATATTAAATGAACCTACAGATGTAGGAATATCAAAATTGTTTGGTAAGTTTTTTGATGCTTGGCATGATTTAGGCTTAAATCCACAGACATCTAATGGTAAATCAGTAGTAATGCAACAAGCATCAGCTTTAGCAGACGAGTTAAATCATACTTTTAATGAACTTTCAAAATTAAAAGAAAATACTCAAATGGAAATACAACAAACAGTATTCGAAGTAAATAGTATACTAAACCAAATAAATCAATTAAATCAAGAAATTGTACAGGTAAAAGTAGCAGGACAACAACCAAATGACTTAATGGATAGAAGAGACTTATTATTAGATAAGTTAAGTGCAAAGTTTGGTATAGAAATAGATAAAGAAAACTTTGAAGGAATAAATTTAACAACTTCTAATCATGCAAAGGATTATCAAGACAATACTTCACCTTTGGGGGGAACACCACCTCAGATAAAAGGTAGTGATGGAAAATTTCATGATGTAAACTTGGTTCAAACAATAGATCCGGAAAATGTGTATAGATTTTCATATATAAAAGATATAACACCAAAAGAAAATCAAAAGCTAGGAGCAGCAGGCGAATATGAAGTAACTTATTACGTAGGAGGAGATACAAAATCTGAAAACAACAAAAGGACAATTACAGTTAAGATAGACTCTGAAAAAGAATTTAAAAGACTAGATGAATGTAGGGTTTTATGGACAGATGGAAATGGAGATGTAGTAAAAATCCCTAATAATAGTACTCCTAACGAAGCAGATAACCAAAGTACTACAACTATAGGTAATAATGGCTCTTGTAATTTTACAAATTTAAAATTATTTGAGCCACCATCAGGAGAATTAAGAGGACAAATGTCTGTGCAACAAGACATAGACAAATATCAAGAGCAGCTTAATAAATTAGCTAAAGCTTTGGCTTTTGCTGTAAATGCTACACACTCACAACATAAGACATTTAGCGCTGCAGATAATGACACAGGTTTAAATTTCTTTATTAATGGCAAAGATCCATCAAATGAAACAGAAATAACTGCAGAAAATATAACAATAAATCCAGAAATAAAAAAGAATCCTATGAAAATAATAACTGGGGTAACAGAAAATTCTGGTGAAGGAGACGGTAAAAGAGCTTTAGCTATAGCGCAGTTAAGAAATATATTTATGAGTATACAGGATATAAAAGATGATAAAACTAGACAAGAATTTTTAGGAACCTTTTTTGAGGAAAATCAGGAATATGAATTTGATGGTAAGTTTTTATATACACTGCAAAAAGATACAAAAGGTATGACTATGGATAATTATTTCAATGATATCATAGGTGGACTTGGTGTAGATGAGGGAGAAGCTCAAAGAATGGTTAAAAACCAAGCTACTCTTTTAGCAGGATTTCAACAATCTAGAGATTCTGTATCAGGAGTATCTTTAGATGAAGAATTTGCAAACTTAATCCAATTTAATCACTGCTATCAAGCTAATGCAAAAATAATAAGCACTGTAGATCAATTATTAGATGTAGTAATAAATGGACTTAAGAAATAA
- a CDS encoding response regulator, whose amino-acid sequence MAKVLIVDDAAFMRMMIKDILEKNGFEVVGEANNGLKAVELYKKEQPDIVTMDITMPDMDGIEAVKAIREFDAGAKIIMCSAMGQQTMVMDAIKAGAKDFIVKPFQADRVLEAINKVIG is encoded by the coding sequence ATGGCAAAAGTATTAATCGTTGATGACGCTGCATTTATGAGAATGATGATAAAAGATATATTAGAGAAGAATGGATTTGAAGTTGTAGGAGAAGCTAATAATGGATTAAAAGCTGTGGAGTTATACAAAAAAGAGCAACCAGACATAGTAACTATGGATATAACTATGCCAGATATGGATGGAATAGAAGCAGTAAAAGCTATAAGAGAATTTGATGCTGGAGCAAAAATAATAATGTGTAGTGCTATGGGACAACAAACAATGGTTATGGATGCTATAAAAGCAGGAGCAAAAGACTTTATAGTAAAGCCATTCCAAGCGGATAGAGTTTTAGAAGCTATTAATAAAGTTATAGGATAA
- the fliM gene encoding flagellar motor switch protein FliM, with protein MAEVLSQGEIDALLSALSSGEITPDEVPKEEEKQKVKPYDFKRPQKFSKDHIRTLELIHDNYARIISNYLTAQVRSNVKVKIESVQQITYEEFIHSVPNPTILTIFKMPPLNGSVLFETNPQFVFQMIDVLLGGNGNGTYKMREFTDIDKNIMKQINTGLITNLKLAWEDVMEVDVEIESLETNPALNQTLAPTEPVALITFSVEMGKSNTFINICIPYLSIEKVLDKLVVQYWFRENDEESIEESSSKIKDRINIVSMELTAELGRTSVTVDEFLRLAVGDVVALDTKTEEPVHLLIEEEQAYYAKPGIVGKNIGLQILDQIDKDVESYE; from the coding sequence ATGGCAGAAGTATTATCCCAGGGTGAAATAGATGCCCTTTTATCTGCTCTATCTTCAGGAGAAATAACACCAGACGAGGTTCCCAAAGAAGAGGAAAAACAAAAAGTAAAGCCCTATGATTTTAAAAGACCTCAAAAGTTTTCAAAAGATCACATAAGAACATTAGAGCTTATACATGATAATTATGCAAGAATAATATCAAATTATTTAACAGCTCAAGTTAGAAGTAATGTGAAAGTTAAGATAGAATCAGTTCAGCAGATAACTTATGAAGAATTTATTCACTCTGTGCCAAATCCAACAATTTTAACTATATTTAAAATGCCACCTTTAAATGGTTCTGTATTATTTGAAACAAATCCTCAATTTGTATTTCAAATGATAGACGTACTTTTAGGTGGTAATGGTAATGGAACCTACAAAATGAGAGAGTTTACAGATATAGATAAAAATATAATGAAACAAATAAACACAGGACTTATAACAAATTTAAAATTAGCTTGGGAAGATGTAATGGAAGTTGATGTTGAAATAGAAAGTTTAGAGACTAATCCAGCTTTAAACCAAACACTAGCTCCAACAGAACCTGTAGCTTTAATAACTTTCTCTGTAGAAATGGGAAAAAGTAATACTTTTATAAATATTTGTATACCATATTTAAGCATAGAAAAAGTTTTAGATAAGCTAGTAGTTCAATACTGGTTTAGAGAAAATGATGAAGAATCAATAGAAGAATCATCATCTAAGATAAAGGATAGAATAAATATAGTTAGCATGGAATTAACTGCTGAATTAGGAAGAACTTCAGTTACAGTAGATGAATTTTTAAGATTAGCTGTAGGGGATGTGGTAGCCTTAGATACTAAAACTGAGGAGCCTGTCCATTTGTTAATAGAAGAAGAACAAGCTTATTATGCTAAACCAGGAATTGTAGGCAAGAATATAGGGTTACAAATACTAGATCAAATAGATAAGGATGTGGAAAGTTATGAGTAA
- a CDS encoding chemotaxis protein CheW: MQVVIFKLNNEQFAVQTDRIQSINDAMEVTKVPKAPAHIKGLINLRGNIISLLDINLLLDIPKGDKSQNNIIILEIEDELVGIVVDDVYEVLDVEENLIERFSDEKRKEYIEGIINFQDRIVTLIDIDKLL; this comes from the coding sequence TTGCAAGTTGTAATATTTAAATTAAATAATGAACAGTTTGCAGTTCAAACTGATAGAATACAAAGCATAAATGATGCTATGGAAGTAACTAAAGTGCCTAAAGCACCGGCTCATATAAAAGGACTTATAAATTTAAGAGGAAATATTATATCACTTTTAGATATAAATCTTTTATTAGACATACCAAAGGGAGATAAAAGCCAAAACAATATAATAATATTAGAAATAGAAGATGAACTAGTAGGAATAGTTGTAGATGATGTATATGAAGTTTTAGATGTAGAAGAAAATCTAATAGAAAGATTCTCAGATGAAAAAAGAAAAGAATATATAGAAGGAATAATTAATTTTCAAGATAGAATAGTCACATTAATAGACATAGATAAACTATTATAA
- the fliY gene encoding flagellar motor switch phosphatase FliY: MSNGFLSQEEINALLNGEGSQEEEEKKEATDTELPQLPDLTDLEKDLLGEVGNISMGSASTALSTIINQQVNITTPVVSVTTLERLKNSFEIPNIALEVKYTSGIVGENLLVMKIDDASVISNLMMGGNGIVEGEIKELSEIEISAVSEAMNQMIGSAATSMATMFAREVNISPPVSKIWSDLTAPLAEGISDDEPVVLVSFSLNIGELVDSNIMQLLPMKTAKKIVGIMMGEETIDEPTSASVLEKKETTKVEAVPKQPETRKPEPKQEVVYEKPIEREAPKVEVKQASFEPLSVQESATTMPNNIDLILDVPLQISVVLGRTKMNVKDILNLGNGSLIELDKLAEEPVEIQVNGKKVAYGEVVVVDENFGVRITSIVSSKDRIKSLGK, translated from the coding sequence ATGAGTAACGGGTTTCTTTCACAGGAAGAAATAAATGCTCTTCTAAATGGAGAGGGAAGCCAAGAGGAGGAAGAAAAAAAAGAAGCAACAGATACTGAATTGCCACAGTTACCCGATCTTACAGATCTTGAAAAAGATCTTTTAGGGGAAGTAGGAAATATATCTATGGGCTCAGCCTCCACAGCGCTTTCAACCATAATAAATCAACAGGTTAATATAACAACGCCTGTGGTAAGTGTTACAACTTTAGAAAGATTGAAAAACTCTTTTGAAATTCCTAATATAGCCTTAGAGGTAAAATACACTAGTGGTATAGTAGGAGAAAATCTGTTAGTCATGAAAATTGACGATGCCTCTGTAATATCAAACTTGATGATGGGCGGAAATGGAATTGTTGAAGGTGAAATAAAGGAACTATCAGAAATAGAAATAAGTGCTGTATCAGAAGCAATGAATCAAATGATAGGTTCAGCAGCTACATCTATGGCTACTATGTTTGCAAGAGAAGTAAATATATCACCACCAGTATCAAAGATTTGGTCCGATTTGACAGCCCCATTAGCTGAAGGAATAAGTGATGATGAACCAGTGGTTCTAGTATCATTTTCTTTAAATATAGGTGAGTTAGTAGATAGTAATATAATGCAGTTATTACCTATGAAAACAGCTAAAAAGATAGTTGGAATTATGATGGGAGAAGAAACTATAGATGAACCAACATCAGCATCAGTTTTAGAAAAGAAAGAAACTACTAAAGTAGAAGCAGTTCCAAAGCAACCAGAAACAAGGAAACCAGAACCAAAGCAGGAAGTTGTATATGAAAAACCAATAGAAAGAGAAGCTCCAAAGGTAGAAGTAAAGCAAGCTTCTTTTGAGCCATTATCTGTACAAGAATCTGCAACTACTATGCCTAATAATATAGATTTAATATTAGATGTACCGCTTCAAATATCTGTAGTATTAGGAAGAACAAAAATGAATGTAAAAGACATACTAAATTTAGGTAATGGTTCTTTAATAGAATTAGATAAATTAGCAGAAGAACCAGTAGAAATACAAGTTAATGGTAAAAAAGTAGCCTATGGGGAAGTAGTTGTAGTAGATGAAAACTTTGGGGTAAGGATAACTAGTATAGTTAGTAGTAAAGATAGAATAAAATCTTTAGGAAAATAA
- the flgM gene encoding flagellar biosynthesis anti-sigma factor FlgM has protein sequence MKINGVGITNSINAYNANKKVMEKEEVKSLKDKIEISNVGKKLTTYSLDDKFLNEKERVERINNIKDKIEKGTYKVDSKLIAKKMLNNIKENL, from the coding sequence ATGAAGATAAATGGTGTAGGTATAACAAATAGTATAAATGCTTACAATGCTAACAAAAAAGTAATGGAAAAGGAAGAAGTAAAAAGTTTAAAAGACAAAATAGAAATATCAAATGTAGGTAAAAAATTAACTACTTACTCTTTAGATGATAAATTTTTAAACGAAAAAGAAAGAGTAGAAAGAATAAATAATATAAAAGATAAAATAGAAAAAGGTACTTATAAAGTTGATTCAAAATTAATAGCAAAAAAGATGTTAAATAATATTAAGGAGAATCTTTAA
- a CDS encoding chemotaxis protein CheC — MDYNNMTPLQLDALKEVSNIGTGNAATALSQLLGRKIDMNVPNINIVPFEEVMAEIGEEKVAVGVLVRVLGDTPGNILFVFEKSTALDLVHRLTGMQEEELSDMGNSVMCEIGNIISASYMNAIARFTNLTITPSVPAVSYDMLGAILSTTFIEAGQYNEDVLDIETVFKEDGSEISGHFYYIPMPGSLEKILNTLGVS, encoded by the coding sequence ATGGATTACAATAATATGACGCCTCTTCAATTAGATGCACTTAAAGAAGTATCTAATATAGGAACAGGAAACGCAGCTACAGCATTATCACAACTTTTAGGTAGAAAAATAGATATGAATGTACCTAATATAAATATAGTTCCTTTTGAAGAGGTAATGGCAGAAATAGGAGAGGAAAAAGTAGCTGTAGGAGTATTAGTAAGAGTATTAGGAGATACTCCAGGAAATATATTGTTTGTATTTGAAAAAAGTACAGCATTAGATCTAGTTCATAGATTAACCGGCATGCAAGAGGAAGAATTAAGTGATATGGGAAATTCAGTAATGTGTGAAATAGGAAATATAATATCTGCTTCATATATGAATGCTATAGCCAGGTTCACTAATTTAACTATAACACCATCTGTTCCAGCAGTATCTTATGATATGTTAGGAGCGATATTGTCTACTACATTTATAGAAGCAGGACAATATAATGAAGATGTTTTGGATATTGAAACTGTATTCAAGGAAGATGGATCAGAGATAAGCGGGCATTTTTATTATATACCAATGCCTGGTTCACTAGAAAAAATATTAAATACATTAGGAGTAAGTTAA
- a CDS encoding flagellar protein FlgN yields MEEKIKQSLKEEIVVLKELLSLLDDQHNFISFKKTFELDKIAVDIEEKCKELAQKEMARRNLVGESSMKEFITNSKDKELREVYKEATNVLDEIKLQKDSNDMLIRQSISLTTNMLNILNPDRTPKTYGPYGRR; encoded by the coding sequence ATGGAAGAAAAAATAAAACAATCATTAAAAGAAGAAATAGTAGTATTAAAAGAACTCTTGAGTCTTTTAGATGATCAACATAATTTTATTTCCTTTAAAAAAACCTTTGAGCTAGATAAGATAGCTGTAGATATAGAAGAAAAATGCAAGGAATTAGCCCAAAAGGAAATGGCTAGACGTAATCTAGTAGGAGAGAGTTCTATGAAAGAATTCATAACTAACTCAAAAGATAAAGAACTTAGGGAAGTATATAAAGAAGCTACTAATGTATTAGATGAAATAAAACTTCAAAAAGACAGTAATGATATGCTAATAAGACAGTCTATATCTTTAACTACTAATATGTTGAATATACTAAATCCAGATAGGACACCTAAAACCTATGGACCCTATGGAAGACGATAA